One Candidatus Zixiibacteriota bacterium genomic window carries:
- a CDS encoding sulfite exporter TauE/SafE family protein, with the protein MIEFAQSGVQTYWWLPTLVAFCISSLTSTGGVSGAVLILPFQVSFLSFGGPAVSPTNLLYNIVAIPSGVYRYYREKRMVWPLTWTIIIGTLPGIIAGAIIRIKYLPDPRAFKLFAGLVLLYVGMRLLLDLFKKKQESAKGNGNADFNVKPLEFNLRRIGYEFNGQPYYASTVGLFILSLIVGIIGGTYGIGGGAIIAPFLVTMFRLPVHSVAGAALLGTFITSVFGVAVYAFISPFYSDAQLPIMPDWLLGLAFGIGGAIGMYVGARIQRFVPAKAIKALLAACVLFIAIKYVIEFLN; encoded by the coding sequence ATGATAGAGTTCGCTCAGAGTGGAGTGCAAACTTACTGGTGGCTTCCCACGCTGGTGGCTTTCTGTATCTCCAGCCTGACTTCGACCGGCGGCGTTTCAGGGGCGGTGCTGATTCTCCCCTTTCAGGTCAGTTTTCTCAGTTTCGGTGGTCCGGCGGTAAGCCCGACCAATCTTCTATATAATATTGTGGCTATTCCCAGCGGGGTCTATCGCTACTACCGGGAGAAAAGAATGGTCTGGCCCCTGACCTGGACTATAATAATCGGCACCTTGCCGGGTATAATCGCCGGGGCGATAATTCGAATCAAATATCTTCCCGACCCCCGCGCTTTCAAGCTTTTCGCCGGGCTGGTGCTTTTATACGTGGGAATGAGGTTACTCCTTGATCTTTTCAAGAAGAAGCAAGAAAGTGCGAAAGGGAATGGGAATGCCGATTTCAATGTTAAGCCGCTGGAATTCAATCTAAGGCGAATCGGCTATGAGTTCAATGGACAGCCTTACTATGCCTCGACGGTCGGACTTTTCATCCTGAGTCTGATTGTGGGGATAATCGGAGGGACCTATGGCATCGGGGGTGGCGCCATAATCGCGCCGTTCCTGGTCACAATGTTCCGACTGCCGGTTCATTCCGTGGCGGGCGCGGCGCTTCTTGGAACTTTTATAACCTCCGTATTCGGCGTCGCAGTATATGCCTTCATCTCTCCTTTCTACTCCGACGCCCAGCTCCCTATCATGCCCGATTGGCTTTTAGGTCTCGCCTTTGGCATCGGCGGGGCTATTGGCATGTATGTGGGCGCCAGGATACAGCGGTTCGTTCCGGCAAAAGCAATCAAGGCGCTCCTTGCCGCCTGCGTCCTCTTCATTGCGATTAAGTACGTAATTGAGTTTCTCAATTAG